Proteins from a single region of Apium graveolens cultivar Ventura chromosome 7, ASM990537v1, whole genome shotgun sequence:
- the LOC141671546 gene encoding uncharacterized protein LOC141671546, producing the protein MALGSKFTYTDLQNPLFLHPSDGPTSMSVSKLQGPVDYRAWRRQFEIQLLAKRKFGFVDGSIPRNTSDAAEAAQWDTCNNMVISWIHNNISDAIKTSVLFITTASDIWKQLETRFSLTNGSRKYKLSKDLFNFKQNGMKVFDYFTG; encoded by the coding sequence ATGGCCTTAGGTAGTAAATTCACATATACAGATCTCCAAAACCCCTTGTTCTTACACCCTTCAGATGGCCCAACCTCAATGAGTGTGTCCAAGCTGCAAGGGCCTGTTGATTACAGAGCTTGGCGACGACAATTTGAGATCCAACTTTTAGCTAAAAGAAAGTTTGGTTTTGTTGATGGCTCTATTCCTAGGAACACATCTGATGCCGCAGAAGCCGCTCAATGGGACACTTGTAATAATATGGTAATCTCCTGGATTCACAACAATATTTCTGATGCTATTAAAACTTCTGTATTGTTTATCACTACTGCTAGTGATATATGGAAGCAGTTGGAAACAAGGTTTTCGTTGACAAATGGTTCTCGAAAATATAAGTTAAGCAAGGATCTGTTTAATTTTAAGCAAAATGGAATGAAAGTTTTTGATTATTTTACTGGGTAG
- the LOC141672096 gene encoding glutathione S-transferase T1-like isoform X1, with the protein MKLQIYSNRLSQPCRAIIIFCKLHGIEFEEINISVAKGQQFTPEYKVINPMGKLPAIVHGSYKLFESHAILIYLACSFPGVADHWYPSDIQKKAKIHSVLDWHHSNLRQGEVGYVQNRTLKPLLGGKLDPEATAVNEKLLSKSLAKIENFWLKGDGKFLLGNFQPSIADLSLVCEIMQLQLVPESDRYRILSTYKKVLQWIEDTRNATNPYFDELHSFILELKVVLTVDGSVVVNEVTKQSHAALSKL; encoded by the exons atgaagctgcaAATCTATAGCAACCGCCTTTCTCAACCTTGTCGTGCTATTATAATCTTCTGCAA GCTTCATGGGATTGAATTTGAAGAGATTAATATTTCTGTTGCCAAGGGTCAGCAGTTTACTCCTGAATATAAAG TAATAAATCCTATGGGAAAATTGCCAGCAATTGTTCATGGAAGTTACAAGCTCTTTGAGAG CCATGCAATTCTTATCTATCTCGCTTGTTCATTTCCTGGAGTTGCAGATCACTG GTATCCATCTGATATACAGAAAAAAGCAAAGATCCACTCCGTGTTAGATTGGCATCATTCGAATTTACGACAGGGTGAAG TTGGTTATGTCCAGAATAGGACACTTAAACCTCTACTTGGTGGTAAATTGGATCCAGAAGCTACTGCTGTTAATGAAAAGCTTCTGTCTAAATCTCTTGCAAAAATTGAAAATTTTTGGCTCAAAGGAGACGGTAAGTTTCTGCTGGGAAACTTCCAACCATCAATTGCGGATCTCAGCTTAGTATGTGAAATTATGCAATTACAG CTTGTACCTGAAAGTGATCGTTACCGAATATTAAGTACATACAAGAAAGTTCTGCAATGGATTGAAGATACCAGGAATGCAACTAATCCATATTTCGATGAATTACATTCATTTATCTTGGAACTCAAAGTCGTGCTGACAGTAGACGGCTCAGTAGTTGTAAACGAAGTGACTAAGCAGAGTCATGCAGCGCTATCCAAGTTGTAG
- the LOC141671547 gene encoding putative disease resistance RPP13-like protein 3, with protein MIWDQIKIAFPNQKNGSRIIITTRNKKVAEMTNVLADDKCVVYQLRFLTEDESWELFCKRAEPTTPNFKKLGKEMVGKCRGLPLAIVVLSGLLSHNMSYDYWSKVKEHIWRHLKDDDLSPQIGEILSLSFNDLSPQMKDCFLYLARYPEDHVIDPDELKRLWIAEEFISEAEEGEGVIMEDMAEICLNELINRNLLQVNNLQWNGQVECCRVHDLVRDLAMNKAKEHKLLVVWDAGKHHLLEGQSRHVIYNEIGEYLKLVERRFDALRWRSLAVVNYLSGKDELKEMKLVCAKFKNLKILDMDRVHLKKIPEEIGDLVHLKYLGLMGPEMYSPIPIEIPASIGKLKKLQTLHGRWRTDYTVPPEICELHEFEYR; from the coding sequence ATGATTTGGGACCAGATTAAGATTGCTTTTCCAAACCAGAAAAACGGTAGTAGAATCATCATAACCACCCGCAACAAAAAAGTTGCAGAGATGACAAATGTTTTGGCAGATGACAAATGTGTTGTCTATCAACTCCGTTTTCTAACGGAAGATGAGAGCTGGGAATTGTTCTGTAAGAGAGCAGAACCAACAACCCCAAATTTCAAGAAATTAGGAAAGGAGATGGTTGGTAAATGTCGAGGTTTACCACTAGCAATCGTGGTACTGAGCGGCCTCTTATCACACAACATGAGCTATGATTATTGGTCAAAGGTGAAGGAGCATATATGGAGACACTTGAAGGATGATGACTTGTCTCCCCAGATTGGAGAAATACTGAGTTTGAGTTTTAATGACTTGTCTCCCCAAATGAAAGACTGTTTTCTCTACCTTGCAAGGTACCCGGAAGACCATGTGATTGATCCAGACGAGTTGAAGCGTCTATGGATTGCAGAGGAATTCATATCAGAAGCCGAGGAAGGTGAAGGAGTAATCATGGAGGACATGGCTGAAATCTGTTTGAATGAGCTGATTAACCGTAATTTGCTTCAGGTTAATAATTTGCAATGGAACGGACAAGTTGAGTGTTGCCGGGTGCATGATCTTGTCCGTGATCTTGCCATGAATAAAGCAAAGGAACACAAGTTGTTGGTCGTATGGGACGCAGGTAAACACCATTTATTGGAAGGGCAATCGCGTCATGTCATTTACAATGAAATAGGTGAGTACTTGAAACTAGTTGAGCGTAGATTTGATGCTTTACGTTGGCGTTCATTGGCAGTGGTAAATTATTTAAGTGGTAAAGATgaattaaaagaaatgaagttggTGTGTGCGAAATTCAAAAATCTTAAAATCCTAGATATGGATAGGGTACACTTAAAGAAAATACCAGAAGAAATAGGAGATTTAGTTCACTTAAAATACTTGGGCTTAATGGGTCCTGAGATGTATTCTCCAATACCTATAGAAATTCCAGCAAGTATAGGCAAGCTTAAAAAGCTACAAACCTTGCACGGTCGGTGGAGAACAGACTACACAGTTCCTCCGGAGATATGTGAGCTTCATGAGTTTGAATATAGGTAA
- the LOC141671544 gene encoding putative phospholipid hydroperoxide glutathione peroxidase, translating into MASELSSVQSIHDFTVKDGKGNDVELSKYKGKVLLIVNVASQCGLTTSNYTELAELYKKYKDQGLEILAFPCNQFNGQEPGTNEEIENFVCTRFKAEYPIFSKVDVNGSDAAPLYKYLKSVEGDEIEWNFAKFLVDKDDKLVEQLLACHHTS; encoded by the exons ATGGCCAGTGAATTAAGCAGTGTGCAATCCATCCATGACTTCACTGTCAAG GATGGCAAGGGTAATGATGTAGAGCTAAGCAAGTACAAGGGCAAAGTTTTGTTGATTGTCAATGTTGCATCTCAATG TGGCCTTACCACTTCAAACTATACAGAGTTGGCAGAGTTGTACAAGAAGTACAAGGATCAAG GACTAGAGATTCTTGCATTTCCATGCAACCAGTTTAATGGACAGGAGCCTGGGACTAATGAAGAAATTGAAAACTTTGTTTGCACTCGTTTCAAAGCTGAATATCCTATCTTCAGTAAG GTTGATGTGAATGGATCAGATGCTGCTCCGTTATACAAGTACCTCAAGTCTGTCGAAGGGGATGAAATTGAATGGAATTTTGCCAAGTTTTTAGTCGATAAAGATGACAAACTTGTTGAACAGTTACTTGCATGTCATCACACAAGTTAA
- the LOC141671548 gene encoding uncharacterized protein LOC141671548: MVDAIVSLAIEKLGAIIAQEVNILLEVKDNLRWLKDELRYLQSSIRSAESRQEEEQIRIWVEDIRDVANDAIKILSDFSAHQQEYAAPKQGIWDRVRACFCLIKKEATLYDIGKEIDSIKKRIEVIKNRRNEYRIDNILATPNKQQKERTLLRITAINNQVEVVGFEDDFKTLMGELNSEDLSSKSFQFTEWGAWVWDQIKIKIIITTRNKKVAEMADGKCFVHQLRFLTEDESWELFCKRAEPTTPYLKKLGREMAGKCRGLPLAIVILSGLLLHNRTNDFWLKVKQHMWRYLKDVGSFQIEEILSLSYNDLYPQMRDCFLYLARYPEDYVISSKELKLL; encoded by the exons atggttgatgcaATCGTATCTCTTGCAATTGAAAAGCTTGGTGCAATTATTGCACAAGAAGTTAACATTCTACTAGAAGTGAAAGATAATTTAAGGTGGCTCAAAGATGAATTGCGCTACCTCCAATCTTCCATAAGATCTGCAGAATCAAGGCAGGAAGAGGAGCAAATTCGCATCTGGGTGGAGGACATTAGAGATGTCGCCAATGATGCGATAAAAATCCTGAGCGATTTCAGTGCTCACCAACAAGAATATGCAGCTCCGAAACAAGGTATCTGGGATCGTGTTCGGGCCTGTTTTTGCTTGATCAAAAAAGAAGCTACACTTTATGATATCGGCAAGGAGATAGATTCAATCAAGAAAAGGATTGAAGTGATCAAGAATAGGCGAAATGAGTACCGTATTGACAACATCTTAGCCACTCCAAACAAGCAGCAGAAAGAGAGAACATTGTTGAGAATAACCGCCATTAATAACCAGGTGGAAGTGGTTGGCTTCGAGGACGATTTTAAGACTTTGATGGGGGAGCTTAATAGCGAGGACCTCTCCTCAAAGTCATTTCAATTCACGGAATGGGGGGCTTGG GTTTGGGACCAGATTAAGATTAAGATCATCATTACCACCCGCAACAAAAAAGTTGCAGAGATGGCAGATGGCAAATGTTTTGTCCATCAACTCCGTTTTCTAACGGAAGATGAGAGCTGGGAATTGTTCTGTAAGAGAGCAGAACCAACAACCCCATATTTGAAAAAATTAGGAAGGGAGATGGCTGGTAAGTGTCGAGGTTTACCACTTGCAATTGTGATACTGAGTGGCCTACTATTGCACAACAGGACCAATGATTTTTGGTTAAAGGTTAAGCAGCATATGTGGAGATATTTGAAGGATGTTGGCTCTTTTCAGATTGAAGAGATACTGAGTTTGAGTTATAATGACTTGTATCCCCAGATGAGAGACTGTTTTCTCTACCTTGCAAGGTACCCGGAAGACTATGTGATTAGCTCGAAGGAGTTGAAGCTTCTATGA
- the LOC141671543 gene encoding putative disease resistance RPP13-like protein 3: MVDAIVSSAIEKLGAFIAQEVNILLEVKDNLRWLKEELRYLQSSVRSAESRLEEEQIRNWVEDVRDVANDAIKILSYFSAHQEEYAAPKQATPNKQQKERTLLRITAINNQVEVVGFEDEIKISKAELNSNNLSLKVISIHGMGGSGKTLLATKLYNSSELRNFDTRAKVCVSNDYNIKDVLKRIIKSFMGPEHEQYMSTMDEYDLLQYLTKLLEDRGCYLALIDDIWDIKAWIQIKDAFPGQKNGSRIIITTRNKKVAEMANDKCFVHRLRFLTEDESWELFCKRAEPTTPNLKKLGW; this comes from the exons ATGGTTGATGCAATCGTATCTTCTGCAATTGAAAAGCTTGGTGCATTTATTGCACAAGAAGTTAACATTCTACTAGAAGTGAAAGATAATTTAAGGTGGCTCAAAGAAGAATTGCGCTACCTCCAATCTTCCGTAAGATCTGCAGAATCAAGACTGGAAGAGGAGCAAATTCGCAACTGGGTGGAGGACGTTAGAGATGTCGCCAATGATGCGATTAAAATCCTGAGCTATTTCAGTGCTCACCAAGAAGAATATGCAGCTCCGAAACAAG CCACTCCAAACAAGCAGCAGAAAGAGAGAACATTGTTGAGAATAACTGCCATTAATAACCAGGTGGAAGTGGTTGGCTTCGAGGACGAAATTAAGATTTCGAAGGCCGAACTTAATAGCAACAATCTCTCCCTCAAAGTCATTTCAATTCACGGTATGGGGGGTTCGGGCAAGACTTTACTTGCCACAAAGTTGTACAACTCTAGCGAGTTGAGAAATTTTGATACTCGTGCTAAGGTTTGTGTTTCCAACGATTATAACATAAAAGATGTTCTAAAGAGAATAATAAAGTCTTTTATGGGGCCTGAGCACGAACAATATATGTCAACCATGGATGAGTATGATTTACTGCAGTATTTGACAAAGTTACTTGAAGATAGAGGCTGCTACTTGGCGTTGATTGATGATATATGGGACATCAAGGCATGGATCCAGATAAAAGATGCGTTTCCAGGCCAGAAAAATGGTAGTAGAATCATCATAACCACCCGCAACAAAAAAGTTGCAGAGATGGCAAATGACAAATGTTTTGTCCATCGACTCCGTTTTCTAACAGAAGATGAGAGCTGGGAATTGTTCTGTAAAAGAGCAGAACCAACAACCCCAAATTTGAAGAAATTAGGTTGGTAA